From one Humulus lupulus chromosome 8, drHumLupu1.1, whole genome shotgun sequence genomic stretch:
- the LOC133797424 gene encoding probable L-gulonolactone oxidase 6, with translation MALLRQQVLRLNCLLLLLLVVCCTPPEDPIKCSNGNSNCTITNSYGAFPDRSVCRAGAASYPATEEELISIVANATRNGLKMKATTRFSHSIPKLVCPGGREDGLLISTKNLSRVLNIDTGAMTMTVESGVTLRDLISEAAKAKLALPYAPYWWGLTIGGMLGTGAHGSTLWGKGSSVHDYVTGLTIVSPGRAVDGFVKVRRLKEGDEELNAAKVSLGVLGVISQVTFKLEPLFKRSITYLMKNDSDLRDEVVSFGRKHEFADIIWYPSQQKAVYRVDDRVSSNTSGDGIYDFIPFRPTSSLTLAIIRTTEDSQELFDDANGKCTSAKLVTTTLSTGAYGLTNNGVIFKGYPVIGYQNRLQASGTCLDSIEDAKITACAWDHRIKGEFFHQTTFSVALSSVKSFIQDIQQLVKLEPKALCGVELYNGILMRYVTSSNAYLGKQEDAVDFDITYYRSKDPLAPRLYEDILEEIEQLAVVKYGALPHWGKNRNIAFEGALNKYKNGKKFLKLKKIYDPLGLFSSEWTDQVLGLKGGLTIVKEGCALEGLCRCEEDAHCAPSKGYFCRPGKLFKDARVCTGLNSSKH, from the exons ATGGCTTTGTTAAGGCAACAAGTACTCCGATTAAACTGTCTACTCTTACTGCTCTTGGTGGTTTGTTGTACACCTCCTGAGGACCCCATCAAGTGTTCCAACGGCAACTCGAACTGCACAATCACAAACTCCTACGGAGCCTTCCCTGATCGCAGTGTCTGCCGAGCAGGCGCCGCTTCCTACCCAGCCACGGAGGAAGAGCTCATCTCAATCGTTGCCAACGCTACGAGAAATGGATTGAAAATGAAGGCGACCACCCGATTCTCTCACAGCATTCCCAAGCTGGTTTGTCCCGGCGGCCGAGAAGATGGGCTTCTTATAAGCACCAAGAATCTGAGCAGGGTGCTAAACATCGACACCGGAGCGATGACGATGACGGTTGAGAGCGGAGTGACGCTGAGGGACCTCATAAGTGAGGCTGCAAAGGCCAAACTGGCTCTGCCTTACGCACCGTATTGGTGGGGCTTGACCATTGGAGGCATGTTGGGCACGGGCGCACATGGCAGCACATTGTGGGGCAAGGGAAGCTCGGTTCATGACTATGTCACCGGGCTTACCATCGTCAGTCCAGGCCGTGCAGTCGATGGGTTTGTCAAAGTCCGGAGGCTCAAGGAGGGTGATGAAGAATTAAACGCAGCCAAGGTTTCACTTGGAGTTCTTGGAGTTATCTCACAG GTGACATTTAAACTTGAGCCTCTGTTTAAAAGATCAATTACCTATTTAATGAAGAATGACTCTGATTTGAGAGATGAAGTGGTAAGTTTTGGGAGAAAACATGAATTTGCAGATATTATATGGTACCCAAGTCAGCAAAAGGCAGTTTATCGAGTGGATGATCGAGTTTCTTCCAACACTTCTGGCGATGGTATATACGACTTCATTCCATTCCGACCCACTTCTTCTCTAACACTTGCAATTATCAGAACCACAg AGGACAGTCAAGAGTTATTTGATGATGCTAATGGAAAATGCACGAGTGCAAAGTTGGTCACTACCACTCTTTCCACTGGTGCTTATGGTTTGACAAACAATG GTGTTATTTTCAAAGGCTACCCAGTGATTGGATATCAAAACCGTCTGCAAGCATCTGGTACATGTTTAGACAGCATCGAAGATGCAAAAATAACAGCATGTGCATGGGATCACAGAATTAAGGGCGAGTTCTTTCACCAAACCACATTCAGCGTGGCCTTGTCCTCAGTCAAGAGCTTCATTCAAGATATTCAACAACTTGTAAAGTTGGAACCAAAGGCCTTGTGTGGTGTAGAACTCTACAACGGGATTCTCATGCGCTATGTCACCTCCTCAAACGCTTATTTGGGTAAGCAAGAGGACGCAGTAGACTTTGACATCACTTACTATCGAAGCAAAGATCCACTAGCTCCAAGGCTTTACGAAGACATACTTGAAGAGATTGAACAATTGGCTGTGGTCAAATACGGAGCCTTACCCCACTGGGGGAAGAATAGGAACATAGCGTTTGAAGGAGCTTTAAACAAGTATAAGAATGGTAAGAAGTTTTTGAAGCTTAAAAAGATTTATGACCCTTTAGGGCTCTTCTCAAGTGAGTGGACGGACCAAGTTTTGGGACTTAAGGGTGGGTTGACCATAGTCAAGGAGGGTTGTGCTTTGGAAGGATTGTGTAGGTGTGAGGAGGATGCTCATTGTGCCCCTAGCAAGGGCTACTTCTGCAGGCCAGGGAAATTGTTCAAGGACGCAAGAGTTTGTACTGGTTTGAATTCGAGCAAACATTAA